In Nocardioides dokdonensis FR1436, the following are encoded in one genomic region:
- the hemL gene encoding glutamate-1-semialdehyde 2,1-aminomutase yields MSPRDALLQTDASAALFDRARAVTPGGVNSPVRAFNAVGGTPRFIRSAQGAWLRDVDGNEYVDLICSWGPMLLGHAHPEVLEAVQAAVARGTSYGTPTEPEVELAEEIVSRTSVEKVRFVSSGTEATMSAIRLARGFTGRDVVVKFAGCYHGHVDALLASAGSGLATFAVPGTPGVPASSTELTLVLPYNDRAAVEAVFAEHGDRIACLVTEAAPGNMGVVPPEPGFNEFLAATCTRHGALFVSDEVMTGFRASRQGQWGLDGALEGWRPDLVTFGKVMGGGFPAAAFGGRADVMGHLSPEGPVYQAGTLSGNPIATTAGLTTLRLATPEVYDHLTRAGETIKAAAAEALTAAGVAHTIQSTGTMFSVFFAEGAVRDFDDASRTDTAAYGAFFHAMLERGVYLPPSAYEAWFLSAAHDERAVQTVLDALPEAARAAAATGRS; encoded by the coding sequence GTGAGCCCCCGTGACGCCCTGCTGCAGACCGACGCTTCGGCGGCCCTCTTCGACCGGGCCCGAGCCGTGACCCCGGGCGGGGTGAACTCACCGGTCCGCGCCTTCAACGCCGTGGGCGGCACCCCGCGCTTCATCCGCTCCGCCCAGGGCGCCTGGCTGCGCGACGTCGACGGCAACGAGTACGTCGACCTCATCTGCTCGTGGGGCCCGATGCTGCTGGGCCACGCGCACCCCGAGGTCCTCGAGGCCGTGCAGGCGGCGGTCGCGCGGGGGACGTCGTACGGCACCCCGACCGAGCCGGAGGTCGAGCTGGCCGAGGAGATCGTCTCCCGCACGTCGGTCGAGAAGGTGCGCTTCGTGTCCTCGGGCACCGAGGCGACGATGTCGGCGATCCGCCTGGCGCGCGGATTCACCGGTCGTGACGTCGTGGTGAAGTTCGCCGGCTGCTACCACGGCCACGTCGACGCGCTGCTGGCCTCGGCCGGCTCGGGCCTGGCCACCTTCGCCGTGCCCGGGACCCCCGGCGTCCCGGCCTCCTCGACCGAGCTGACCCTGGTGCTGCCCTACAACGACCGGGCCGCGGTCGAGGCGGTGTTCGCCGAGCACGGCGACCGCATCGCCTGCCTGGTCACCGAGGCCGCTCCCGGCAACATGGGCGTCGTGCCGCCCGAGCCGGGCTTCAACGAGTTCCTCGCCGCCACCTGCACCCGCCACGGCGCCCTGTTCGTCAGCGACGAGGTGATGACCGGCTTCCGGGCCTCGCGGCAGGGCCAGTGGGGCCTCGACGGCGCCCTCGAGGGCTGGCGTCCCGACCTGGTCACCTTCGGCAAGGTGATGGGCGGCGGCTTCCCCGCCGCCGCGTTCGGGGGCCGCGCGGACGTGATGGGCCACCTCTCGCCGGAGGGGCCGGTCTACCAGGCCGGCACCCTGTCGGGGAACCCGATCGCGACGACCGCCGGTCTCACCACGCTGCGCCTGGCGACCCCGGAGGTCTACGACCACCTGACCCGCGCCGGCGAGACGATCAAGGCCGCTGCCGCCGAGGCCCTGACCGCTGCGGGCGTCGCCCACACGATCCAGTCGACCGGCACCATGTTCTCGGTGTTCTTCGCCGAGGGCGCGGTCCGTGACTTCGACGACGCCTCGCGCACCGACACCGCCGCCTACGGCGCCTTCTTCCACGCCATGCTCGAGCGCGGCGTCTACCTGCCGCCCTCGGCCTACGAGGCGTGGTTCCTCTCCGCCGCGCACGACGAGCGCGCCGTCCAGACCGTGCTCGACGCCCTGCCCGAGGCCGCCCGCGCGGCCGCAGCGACTGGAAGGTCCTGA
- the hemB gene encoding porphobilinogen synthase, whose product MNTEDLAAAGTTGPVTGPVVRPRRLRTTPAMRRMVAETQVAPRQLVLPLFVREGLTEPRPIASMPGVVQHTRSSLLAAVSEAAELGLGGVMLFGIPETRDATGSAGIDPAGILNLAITDVVGEVGDALSVMSDLCLDEFTDHGHCGLLTPDGRVDNDRTLAAYAEMARAQAHAGVDMVGPSGMMDGQVAVVRAALDASEHTDVSILAYSAKYASAFYGPFREAVDSCLEGDRRTYQQDPANAVEGVREALLDVAEGADIVMVKPALAYLDVVRRVRDAVDVPVAAYNISGEYAMVEAAAANGWIDREPAILETLGSIHRAGADVILTYWAAEAARLLRA is encoded by the coding sequence GTGAACACCGAGGACCTCGCCGCTGCCGGCACGACCGGACCCGTCACGGGCCCGGTCGTGCGGCCGCGCCGGCTGCGCACGACGCCCGCGATGCGCCGGATGGTGGCGGAGACCCAGGTGGCCCCGCGCCAGCTGGTGCTGCCGCTCTTCGTGCGGGAGGGGCTCACCGAGCCGCGCCCGATCGCCTCGATGCCCGGGGTCGTGCAGCACACCCGCTCCAGCCTGCTCGCCGCGGTCTCCGAGGCCGCCGAGCTCGGCCTGGGCGGGGTGATGCTCTTCGGCATCCCCGAGACCCGCGACGCCACCGGGTCGGCGGGCATCGACCCCGCCGGCATCCTCAACCTGGCCATCACCGACGTCGTCGGCGAGGTCGGGGACGCGCTGAGCGTGATGAGCGACCTCTGCCTGGACGAGTTCACCGACCACGGGCACTGCGGCCTGCTCACCCCCGACGGGCGCGTCGACAACGACCGCACCCTGGCGGCGTACGCCGAGATGGCGCGCGCCCAGGCGCACGCCGGCGTCGACATGGTCGGCCCGAGCGGGATGATGGACGGCCAGGTCGCGGTGGTGCGAGCGGCGCTCGACGCCTCCGAGCACACCGACGTCTCGATCCTGGCCTACTCCGCGAAGTACGCCTCGGCGTTCTACGGGCCCTTCCGCGAGGCCGTCGACTCCTGCCTGGAGGGCGACCGGCGCACCTACCAGCAGGACCCCGCCAACGCCGTGGAGGGCGTGCGCGAGGCGCTGCTCGACGTCGCCGAGGGGGCCGACATCGTGATGGTCAAGCCCGCCCTCGCCTACCTCGACGTCGTACGCCGCGTGCGTGACGCCGTGGACGTCCCGGTCGCGGCCTACAACATCTCCGGGGAGTACGCGATGGTCGAGGCGGCCGCCGCGAACGGCTGGATCGACCGGGAGCCGGCGATCCTGGAGACCCTGGGCTCGATCCACCGTGCCGGGGCCGACGTGATCCTGACGTACTGGGCCGCCGAGGCCGCCCGCCTGCTGCGCGCCTGA
- a CDS encoding lytic transglycosylase domain-containing protein: MSAQRLGRLQKVTALVPLGLLSAAVTASLVGASPATLNASEDIGTPTQVPALPDGSSVPTEAIEAPASVSSGDVVAAGLRGKNAQRVVATASNSDIPSAALAAYQRAETVINEADKSCNITWQLIGAIGRVESDHGRYGGNVLDDDGVASPGIYGIALNGKRGTALIRDTDAGQFDNDTVFDRAIGPMQFIPSTWSVVGVDADGDGQRNPQDIDDAALGTAVYLCSGDDDLATTAGQEKAVYRYNNSSEYVDLVLSIMDAYMSGDYTSVPTNTLAAGTIAPDPSYQPPKQNGPAGSPQQPNQQQPNQQATPAPSQPAPSEPQPEPESPANPAPGGGGGGSAGGLGVPGAPTPTLPSLPSTSVSVVDETLSFAQAVLQCTLDGYVDNILNSNDPFDKCVKGYMGK, translated from the coding sequence ATGTCCGCACAGCGTTTGGGACGCCTGCAGAAGGTGACGGCCCTCGTGCCGCTCGGCCTGTTGTCGGCCGCAGTGACCGCCAGCCTCGTCGGGGCCTCCCCGGCGACGCTGAACGCCTCCGAGGACATCGGGACCCCGACCCAGGTGCCCGCCCTGCCGGACGGCTCGAGCGTGCCCACCGAGGCCATCGAGGCCCCGGCCAGCGTCTCCAGCGGCGACGTCGTGGCGGCGGGCCTGCGCGGGAAGAACGCCCAGCGCGTGGTGGCCACGGCCTCCAACTCCGACATCCCCTCCGCAGCGCTGGCCGCCTACCAGCGCGCCGAGACGGTCATCAACGAGGCCGACAAGTCCTGCAACATCACCTGGCAGCTCATCGGCGCCATCGGCCGGGTGGAGTCCGACCACGGCCGCTACGGCGGCAACGTGCTCGACGACGACGGCGTGGCCAGCCCCGGCATCTACGGCATCGCGCTCAACGGCAAGCGCGGCACCGCGCTGATCCGCGACACCGACGCCGGCCAGTTCGACAACGACACGGTCTTCGACCGCGCCATCGGCCCCATGCAGTTCATCCCCTCGACCTGGTCGGTCGTCGGCGTGGACGCGGACGGCGACGGCCAGCGCAACCCGCAGGACATCGACGACGCCGCGCTCGGCACCGCCGTCTACCTCTGCTCCGGCGACGACGACCTCGCCACCACGGCCGGCCAGGAGAAGGCGGTCTACCGCTACAACAACTCCAGCGAGTACGTCGACCTGGTGCTCTCGATCATGGACGCCTACATGTCCGGCGACTACACCTCCGTGCCCACCAACACGCTGGCCGCCGGCACCATCGCCCCGGACCCCAGCTACCAGCCGCCGAAGCAGAACGGCCCGGCGGGCTCGCCGCAGCAACCGAACCAGCAGCAGCCGAACCAGCAGGCGACCCCCGCCCCGAGCCAGCCCGCCCCGAGCGAGCCGCAGCCGGAGCCCGAGTCGCCGGCCAACCCGGCTCCCGGCGGCGGCGGCGGCGGCTCCGCCGGCGGCCTGGGCGTCCCCGGTGCCCCGACCCCGACCCTGCCGAGCCTGCCCTCGACCAGCGTGTCGGTCGTCGACGAGACGCTCAGCTTCGCCCAGGCGGTGCTGCAGTGCACGCTCGACGGCTACGTCGACAACATCCTCAACAGCAACGACCCCTTCGACAAGTGCGTCAAGGGCTACATGGGCAAGTAG